In Mycobacterium sp. JS623, one genomic interval encodes:
- a CDS encoding histidine phosphatase family protein, whose protein sequence is MTVILLRHGRSTSNTAHTLAGRSDGVDLDDKGLEQAQSIVERLAGLPIRAIVRSPLLRCRRTVEPLAAALGLDPVVDERISEVDYGSWTGRKIGDLVKEPLWAVVQQQPSAAVFPGGEGLAHVQARAVAAVREHDRKLAELHESDALWVACTHGDVIKSVVADALGTHLDSFQRITADPASMSVIRYTALRPFVIHVNHTGAALTAGLLAQPPKADGEADREDGEVPPQDAVVGGSTD, encoded by the coding sequence ATGACGGTCATCCTGCTGCGGCACGGCAGGTCGACCTCAAACACCGCACACACCTTGGCCGGTCGCAGCGACGGCGTCGACCTCGACGACAAAGGCCTCGAGCAGGCGCAGTCGATCGTCGAGCGGCTGGCCGGGCTGCCGATCCGCGCGATCGTGCGTTCGCCGCTGTTGCGGTGCCGTCGCACCGTCGAGCCGTTGGCCGCCGCGCTCGGACTGGATCCGGTGGTCGACGAACGCATCTCGGAGGTCGACTACGGCAGCTGGACCGGCCGCAAGATCGGCGATCTGGTCAAAGAACCGCTGTGGGCGGTGGTACAACAGCAGCCGAGCGCGGCCGTCTTCCCCGGTGGCGAGGGACTGGCGCATGTGCAGGCTCGCGCCGTGGCAGCGGTCCGTGAACACGACCGCAAGCTGGCCGAGCTGCACGAGAGCGACGCGTTGTGGGTGGCCTGTACGCACGGCGACGTGATCAAGTCCGTGGTGGCCGACGCGCTCGGCACCCACCTCGATAGCTTCCAGCGCATCACCGCCGACCCGGCATCGATGAGTGTGATCCGTTACACGGCGTTGCGTCCGTTCGTCATCCACGTCAACCACACTGGGGCTGCGCTCACCGCCGGATTGCTGGCCCAGCCGCCGAAGGCCGACGGGGAAGCCGACAGGGAGGACGGGGAGGTGCCGCCGCAAGACGCTGTGGTCGGCGGTTCGACCGATTGA
- a CDS encoding undecaprenyl-diphosphate phosphatase — MSWLQVVVLSVLQGLTEFLPVSSSGHLAIASRIFFDDDAGASFTAVTQLGTELAVLLYFARDIGRILKAWFNGLFVAAHRSLDYWMGWYVIIGTIPIGVLGLLFKDEIRTGARNLWLIASALIVFSAVIAFAEYVGKQTRHAEQLTWKDSVIVGLAQCLALVPGVSRSGATISAGLFLGLDRELSARFGFLLAIPAVFASGLFSLPDAFHPVGEGMSASGPQLLVATGIAFVIGFLAVAWFLRFLVRHSMYWFVGYRVILGAVVIALLATGVVSAT; from the coding sequence ATGTCCTGGCTGCAAGTTGTCGTTCTGTCGGTGTTGCAGGGGCTCACCGAATTCCTGCCCGTCTCTTCATCAGGCCACCTGGCAATCGCGTCGCGAATCTTCTTCGACGATGACGCGGGCGCCTCATTCACAGCGGTCACCCAGCTGGGCACCGAACTGGCTGTGCTGTTGTACTTCGCCCGCGACATCGGTCGCATCCTGAAGGCCTGGTTCAACGGCCTTTTCGTCGCGGCACATCGCAGCCTCGACTACTGGATGGGCTGGTACGTCATCATCGGCACCATCCCGATCGGTGTCCTCGGTCTGCTGTTCAAAGACGAAATCCGAACTGGCGCACGCAATCTGTGGCTGATCGCCAGCGCGTTGATCGTGTTCTCGGCCGTCATCGCGTTCGCCGAATACGTCGGCAAGCAGACCCGCCATGCCGAACAGCTGACGTGGAAGGACAGCGTCATCGTGGGCCTGGCGCAGTGTTTGGCGTTGGTGCCCGGCGTGTCTCGCTCGGGCGCGACCATCAGCGCCGGCTTGTTCCTCGGGCTCGACCGGGAATTGTCGGCCCGGTTCGGCTTTCTGCTCGCCATTCCCGCCGTATTCGCGTCGGGGTTGTTCTCTCTGCCCGACGCGTTTCATCCCGTCGGTGAGGGGATGAGCGCCAGCGGCCCACAACTGCTTGTCGCCACGGGGATCGCGTTCGTCATCGGGTTTCTTGCCGTGGCGTGGTTCTTGCGGTTTTTGGTGCGCCACAGCATGTACTGGTTCGTCGGCTACCGCGTGATACTCGGCGCCGTGGTCATCGCGTTGCTCGCGACCGGGGTAGTCTCCGCGACATGA
- a CDS encoding YncE family protein has protein sequence MLATAGLVGCSANRTDAPPPTIVPATAAQSPAVTGAPAGVVRPLPGLAQAAVFDSATSSLAVLSPLLESQSVVTVVPAGGQPRPVTLPAPATALTGDNDGKVYASTRGGYFRIDLRAATANRVDVDGQRSTDFTAIARRADGKLVLGSADGAVYTLSSDSAVGASLKIFVKVDSLVAQGNTAVVLDRGQTSVTTVSASGKEAQHALRAGEGATTMAVDSAGRVLVADTRGDELLVFGTDPLMLRQRYPVHDAPYGLAGSKKLAWVSQTAINTVVGYDLATGIPVEKVRYRTVQQPNTLAFDEASGTLYVVSGSGAGVQVISDAAELK, from the coding sequence GTGCTGGCAACAGCCGGATTGGTCGGTTGCTCGGCGAACCGTACCGACGCGCCGCCGCCGACCATCGTGCCCGCCACGGCCGCGCAGTCGCCTGCCGTCACAGGCGCGCCCGCGGGAGTGGTGCGACCGCTGCCCGGGCTCGCGCAGGCCGCGGTGTTCGACTCGGCGACCTCATCGTTGGCCGTGCTCAGCCCGCTTTTGGAGAGCCAGTCCGTGGTGACGGTCGTGCCGGCGGGCGGCCAACCGCGACCGGTGACGCTGCCAGCACCCGCGACGGCGCTCACCGGCGACAACGACGGCAAGGTGTACGCATCGACACGCGGCGGCTATTTCCGAATCGACCTTCGCGCCGCCACGGCCAATAGGGTGGATGTCGATGGCCAACGGAGCACCGACTTCACCGCGATCGCGCGGCGTGCCGACGGCAAGTTGGTGCTCGGCAGCGCCGACGGTGCGGTCTACACACTGAGCTCCGATTCGGCGGTCGGGGCGTCGCTGAAGATCTTCGTGAAGGTCGATTCCCTTGTCGCACAAGGTAATACGGCCGTGGTATTGGACCGCGGCCAGACGTCGGTGACTACGGTCTCGGCCAGCGGCAAGGAGGCCCAGCACGCGCTGCGGGCCGGGGAGGGGGCGACGACGATGGCCGTCGATTCGGCGGGGCGGGTGCTTGTCGCCGACACCCGCGGCGACGAACTGCTGGTGTTCGGCACCGACCCGCTGATGCTGCGCCAGCGCTACCCCGTGCACGACGCCCCGTACGGGCTGGCCGGCTCGAAAAAGCTGGCCTGGGTGTCGCAGACGGCGATCAACACGGTGGTTGGCTACGATTTGGCTACCGGTATCCCCGTGGAAAAGGTGCGTTATCGAACCGTGCAGCAGCCCAACACCCTGGCCTTCGACGAAGCGTCTGGCACCCTGTATGTGGTGTCCGGCTCTGGAGCGGGTGTGCAGGTGATCTCTGACGCCGCGGAGCTCAAATGA
- a CDS encoding DUF5703 family protein has protein sequence MTMMQHGRMPPGWDNDLSDEYEWIPLRLPPDLTRINASTRLSIEAEYRGWELTRVRLYTDGSRRVLLRRKKTAVDRIPDQPAL, from the coding sequence ATGACGATGATGCAGCATGGGCGGATGCCACCTGGCTGGGACAACGATTTGTCCGACGAGTACGAGTGGATCCCGCTCCGGCTGCCGCCGGATCTGACCAGAATCAATGCCTCCACTCGATTGTCGATCGAGGCCGAATACCGCGGCTGGGAGCTCACCCGGGTCCGGTTGTATACCGACGGCAGCAGGCGGGTGCTGCTGCGCCGCAAGAAGACCGCCGTCGACCGGATTCCGGACCAGCCCGCACTGTGA
- a CDS encoding quinone-dependent dihydroorotate dehydrogenase — MYRALRRALFLVAPERIHTWVFALLRAVTAVLPARRLLQRWLAPHDPVLASTVFGVRFAGPVGLAAGFDKDGRGLHTWGALGFGYAEVGTVTAQAQPGNPQPRMFRLADDRALLNRMGFNNHGAGELALRLTRRTPEVPIGVNIGKTKVTPPEGAVEDYAESARLLGPLAAFVVVNVSSPNTPGLRDLQAVSSLRPILAAVKAETSKPVLVKIAPDLSDDDVDEIADLAVELGLAGIVATNTTVSRDGLTTPGVDALGAGGISGPPVAQRSVEVLRRLYKRVGDTLVLISVGGIETADDAWDRITSGASLLQGYTGFIYGGGLWAKHIHDGIARRLHEGGFASLTDAVGSAITREQT, encoded by the coding sequence ATGTACCGCGCGCTGCGGCGGGCGTTGTTTCTGGTGGCCCCCGAACGGATCCACACCTGGGTTTTCGCATTGCTGCGTGCGGTGACCGCCGTCCTTCCAGCACGGCGCCTGCTGCAGCGATGGCTGGCTCCGCACGACCCCGTGCTCGCCAGCACCGTTTTCGGCGTTCGGTTCGCCGGCCCGGTTGGTCTGGCGGCCGGGTTCGACAAGGACGGCAGGGGGCTGCACACCTGGGGCGCGCTGGGTTTCGGCTATGCGGAGGTCGGCACGGTCACCGCGCAGGCGCAGCCCGGCAACCCGCAGCCGCGGATGTTCCGCCTGGCCGACGACCGCGCGCTGCTCAATCGGATGGGGTTCAACAACCACGGTGCTGGTGAGCTCGCGCTGCGGCTGACCCGGCGAACGCCCGAGGTGCCAATCGGAGTCAACATCGGCAAGACCAAGGTCACGCCGCCGGAGGGCGCCGTCGAGGATTACGCCGAAAGTGCCCGGCTCCTAGGCCCGTTGGCCGCCTTCGTGGTGGTCAACGTCAGCTCGCCGAACACCCCTGGGCTGCGCGACCTGCAGGCGGTCTCATCGCTGCGGCCGATTCTTGCGGCAGTGAAGGCGGAGACGTCGAAGCCGGTGCTTGTCAAAATCGCACCTGACCTCTCCGATGACGACGTCGACGAGATTGCCGATCTTGCAGTCGAATTGGGCTTGGCGGGCATCGTCGCGACGAACACCACGGTGTCGCGTGATGGGCTCACCACACCCGGCGTCGATGCGTTGGGTGCGGGTGGTATTTCCGGTCCGCCCGTCGCGCAGCGGTCCGTGGAGGTGCTGCGGCGGCTGTACAAGCGCGTCGGCGACACGTTGGTGTTGATCAGTGTCGGGGGCATCGAGACCGCGGATGACGCGTGGGACCGCATCACTTCGGGTGCATCTCTGCTGCAGGGTTACACCGGCTTCATCTACGGAGGCGGATTGTGGGCCAAGCACATTCACGACGGCATCGCGCGTCGCCTGCACGAAGGCGGATTTGCATCGCTGACGGACGCCGTGGGCTCAGCCATTACGCGCGAGCAGACGTAA
- a CDS encoding YbhB/YbcL family Raf kinase inhibitor-like protein — MAFDYNPYEFLPKLPSFTLTSESVTDGQALSNEQVSGIMGAGGDDVSPQLAWSGFPEETQSFAVTVYDPDAPTASGFWHWAVANLPATVTELPAGAGDGSGLPGDALTLANDAGLKRYIGAAPPQGHGVHRYFIAVHAVKVPKLELDGDASPAYLGFNLFMNAIARAVIHGTYEQK, encoded by the coding sequence ATGGCATTTGACTACAACCCCTACGAGTTTCTTCCGAAGCTGCCGTCGTTCACGCTGACGTCGGAGTCGGTCACGGACGGGCAGGCGCTGTCCAACGAGCAAGTGAGCGGCATCATGGGCGCGGGCGGCGATGACGTCTCGCCGCAGCTGGCCTGGTCCGGATTCCCCGAGGAGACACAGAGTTTCGCCGTCACGGTTTATGACCCCGACGCGCCGACCGCATCCGGCTTCTGGCACTGGGCCGTCGCCAACTTGCCAGCGACCGTCACCGAGTTGCCCGCAGGTGCAGGCGACGGCAGCGGATTGCCCGGGGACGCACTGACTTTGGCCAACGACGCCGGACTCAAGCGCTACATCGGTGCCGCGCCGCCGCAGGGGCACGGTGTGCACCGGTATTTCATCGCGGTGCATGCCGTCAAGGTGCCCAAGCTCGAACTCGACGGCGACGCCAGCCCGGCCTACTTGGGCTTCAACCTGTTCATGAACGCGATCGCCCGCGCCGTCATCCACGGCACGTATGAGCAGAAGTAG
- a CDS encoding M20/M25/M40 family metallo-hydrolase, translating into MVTVTPPPNAEAEVVDLVSALIRFDTSNTGEPETTKGEAECARWVAEQLEEVGYTTEYVEAGGPGRGNVFATLKGANPDRGALLLHGHLDVVPAEASDWSVHPFSGAVEDGYVWGRGAVDMKDMCGMLIAIARHFKRAGTVPPRDLVFAFLSDEEAGGKYGSQWLVDNRPDLFEGVTEAVGEVGGFSLTVPRKNGGERRLYLVETAEKAMMWMKLSVRSHAGHGSMIHEHNAVTAVAEATAKLGRHEFPLVMTDAVGQFLQAITEETGYEFDRNSPDLPGAIAKLGPIARVVGATLRDTANPTMLKAGYKANVIPATAESVVDCRILPGRQAAFEREVDELIGPDVTREWITELPSYETAFDGDLVDAMNGAILSVDPDARIVPYMLSGGTDAKAFARLGIRCFGFAPLQLPPDLDFTALFHGVDERVPVDALKFGTQVLGHFLMHS; encoded by the coding sequence ATGGTGACTGTGACGCCTCCCCCCAACGCCGAAGCTGAGGTGGTTGACCTCGTCAGCGCGCTGATCCGCTTCGACACCTCCAACACCGGCGAGCCCGAAACCACCAAGGGCGAGGCCGAATGCGCCCGCTGGGTGGCCGAACAGCTCGAAGAGGTCGGCTACACGACCGAATACGTCGAGGCAGGCGGTCCTGGCCGCGGCAACGTGTTCGCCACGCTCAAAGGCGCCAATCCCGACCGCGGCGCCCTGCTGCTGCACGGGCACCTCGACGTGGTGCCCGCCGAGGCATCGGACTGGAGCGTGCACCCGTTCTCCGGTGCCGTCGAGGACGGCTACGTGTGGGGCCGCGGCGCGGTCGACATGAAGGACATGTGCGGCATGTTGATCGCGATCGCCCGGCACTTCAAACGTGCGGGCACCGTGCCGCCGCGCGATCTGGTCTTCGCGTTCCTCTCCGACGAGGAAGCCGGCGGCAAGTACGGGTCGCAGTGGCTGGTCGACAACCGGCCCGACCTTTTCGAGGGCGTCACCGAAGCGGTCGGTGAAGTCGGCGGGTTCTCGCTGACCGTGCCGCGCAAAAACGGCGGCGAACGGCGGCTGTACCTGGTCGAGACCGCCGAGAAGGCGATGATGTGGATGAAGCTGTCCGTCCGCAGCCATGCCGGTCACGGATCGATGATCCACGAGCACAACGCGGTCACCGCCGTCGCCGAGGCCACCGCGAAACTCGGTCGCCACGAGTTCCCGTTGGTGATGACCGACGCCGTAGGCCAGTTCCTGCAGGCGATCACGGAGGAGACGGGCTACGAGTTCGACCGGAATTCCCCCGACCTCCCCGGCGCTATCGCCAAGCTCGGCCCGATCGCCCGCGTCGTCGGCGCCACCCTGCGCGACACCGCCAACCCGACCATGCTCAAGGCCGGCTACAAGGCCAACGTCATCCCCGCCACCGCCGAGTCGGTGGTCGACTGCCGCATCCTGCCTGGCCGTCAGGCGGCTTTCGAGCGCGAGGTCGACGAGCTGATCGGCCCCGATGTGACGCGGGAGTGGATCACCGAGCTGCCGTCCTATGAGACGGCGTTCGACGGCGACCTGGTGGACGCCATGAACGGTGCGATCCTCTCCGTCGATCCGGATGCCCGCATCGTGCCGTACATGTTGTCCGGCGGCACCGATGCAAAAGCGTTCGCCCGCTTGGGGATTCGATGCTTTGGGTTCGCGCCGCTGCAACTGCCGCCGGACCTCGACTTCACCGCACTGTTCCATGGCGTCGACGAACGGGTACCCGTCGATGCATTGAAGTTCGGCACCCAGGTTCTCGGGCATTTCCTGATGCACAGCTGA
- a CDS encoding tyrosine-type recombinase/integrase, which produces MGRVDHSRRISATVVNRAVGILAGILDAADLVLTLAFTGLRWGEAIALTVADVEFLKRRISVHRNAVQVGQIFEVGQTKGKENRLVPAAASVLSRLAARCEGRSADDLLFPARSGGYLKRPSYDSTGWFNRAVERAQVQTITAHDLRHTCASLAVSSGANVLPLSRMLGLKDPSVTLRIYADLFDSDLDAVAVNLDAKIAESVQSVSKAPADRRRPRRITAV; this is translated from the coding sequence ATGGGCCGCGTCGATCACTCGCGCCGGATCAGTGCCACGGTGGTCAATCGTGCGGTGGGCATCCTGGCGGGAATCCTCGATGCTGCGGACTTGGTGCTGACCCTGGCATTCACCGGTTTGCGGTGGGGTGAGGCGATCGCGTTGACCGTCGCCGACGTCGAGTTCCTAAAGCGTCGGATCTCGGTGCACCGTAACGCTGTACAGGTCGGGCAGATTTTTGAGGTCGGGCAGACGAAGGGCAAGGAGAATCGGTTAGTGCCGGCGGCGGCTTCGGTGCTCTCTCGGCTGGCGGCGCGGTGCGAGGGCCGCTCGGCGGACGATCTGCTGTTCCCGGCGCGCAGTGGCGGCTACCTCAAGCGTCCGAGCTATGACTCAACAGGATGGTTCAATCGGGCGGTCGAACGCGCACAGGTTCAAACGATCACAGCGCACGATCTTCGGCACACGTGCGCGAGCCTGGCCGTTAGTTCAGGCGCGAATGTTCTTCCGTTGTCCCGGATGCTCGGCCTCAAGGACCCGAGTGTCACGTTGCGGATCTATGCCGACCTGTTCGACAGTGACCTTGATGCGGTAGCCGTCAATCTGGACGCGAAGATTGCAGAGAGTGTCCAAAGCGTGTCCAAAGCGCCTGCCGACCGTCGCCGCCCGCGCCGCATAACTGCTGTCTAG
- a CDS encoding SDR family NAD(P)-dependent oxidoreductase, which yields MRFTGQVAIVTGGAQGIGGGISTRLAAAGAHVVLSDINADAATATRDVIVAAGGTCTIVVGDIRDRDVVADVTETALAVRDSRIDILVNNVGDFRPAARDFLHSTEEQWQTLYELNLLHVLRMCHAVLPAMVKRANGAIINNATVEAFRGIPYAAPYAAFNAGVVAFTRSLAVDVAQHGIRVNAIAPDLADTLQTPAELMLRGRDPDLIRTWIPAGRFGRPDDYAAVVEFLASDDARFITGQTIPVDGGTLAASGWYARADRKGWTNMPNEA from the coding sequence ATGCGGTTCACGGGACAGGTCGCCATCGTCACCGGTGGCGCGCAAGGCATTGGCGGCGGCATCAGCACGCGACTGGCAGCGGCAGGCGCGCACGTGGTGCTCAGCGACATCAACGCCGATGCGGCAACGGCGACTCGTGACGTGATTGTCGCAGCGGGTGGCACTTGCACGATCGTCGTCGGCGACATCCGCGACCGTGATGTGGTGGCTGATGTCACCGAAACTGCACTGGCCGTTCGTGATTCGCGTATCGACATTCTGGTGAACAACGTCGGCGACTTCCGGCCCGCCGCCAGAGACTTCCTGCACAGCACCGAGGAGCAGTGGCAGACGCTCTACGAACTGAATCTGCTCCATGTGCTTCGCATGTGCCACGCCGTGTTACCCGCGATGGTCAAGCGCGCAAACGGCGCGATCATCAACAACGCCACCGTCGAGGCGTTTCGCGGCATTCCCTACGCCGCCCCGTACGCGGCGTTCAATGCGGGCGTCGTGGCGTTCACCCGTAGCCTGGCCGTCGACGTCGCGCAGCACGGGATCCGGGTCAATGCGATCGCTCCGGACCTCGCCGACACGCTGCAGACGCCTGCCGAACTGATGCTGCGGGGCCGCGACCCAGACTTGATCAGGACGTGGATCCCGGCGGGCCGCTTCGGCAGGCCCGACGACTATGCGGCCGTCGTGGAATTCCTGGCTTCCGACGATGCGCGGTTCATCACCGGACAGACGATCCCGGTGGACGGCGGCACGCTCGCGGCTTCCGGGTGGTATGCCCGCGCCGACCGCAAGGGCTGGACCAACATGCCGAACGAGGCGTGA